Proteins found in one Rhodovulum sp. MB263 genomic segment:
- a CDS encoding TlpA disulfide reductase family protein encodes MILRSLVLYIALGLCANAAPAADLATLEAMREGSMKKLVLHSEPQALPEAVLLDETDAERSLGEYRGRWVVLNFWGTWCPPCLAEMPTLDSLAASMGSERFAVVTVATGRNPPQAIDRFFEDKQIAHLPKWRDRSSGLARQMGIIGLPVTVILDPEGREIGRLMGEADWNSPGTKALLGRLIEGS; translated from the coding sequence ATGATCTTAAGGTCGCTCGTCCTCTACATCGCCCTCGGGCTCTGTGCAAACGCGGCTCCTGCCGCCGACCTCGCCACGCTCGAGGCGATGCGCGAGGGCAGCATGAAGAAACTGGTGCTCCACAGCGAACCGCAGGCCCTGCCCGAGGCCGTGCTGCTGGACGAGACCGATGCCGAGCGCAGCCTCGGCGAATATCGCGGCCGCTGGGTGGTGCTGAATTTCTGGGGCACCTGGTGCCCGCCCTGCCTGGCCGAGATGCCGACGCTCGACAGCCTCGCCGCGAGCATGGGCAGCGAACGGTTCGCCGTCGTCACCGTGGCCACCGGGCGCAACCCGCCGCAGGCCATCGACCGGTTTTTCGAGGACAAGCAGATCGCCCATCTGCCGAAATGGCGCGACCGCTCGTCCGGGCTTGCGCGGCAGATGGGAATCATCGGCCTGCCGGTGACGGTGATCCTCGACCCCGAGGGCCGCGAGATCGGCCGCCTGATGGGCGAGGCCGACTGGAACAGCCCCGGGACGAAGGCGCTGCTGGGACGCCTGATCGAGGGGTCGTGA
- the lysA gene encoding diaminopimelate decarboxylase, which produces MDHFLYRDGALHAEDVPLSEIAAAVGTPFYCYSVATLTRHFRLFDEALAGTDHLVCYAMKANSNLAVLKLMGDLGAGIDVVSGGEYRKARAAGVPGERIVFSGVGKTREEMRLALEGGIRQFNVESEPEMAALDEVARAMGLVAPIAVRVNPDVDAKTHEKIATGKSENKFGIPIARAREVYARAAAMPGLDVLGIDVHIGSQLTELDPFELAYGKVAELTKLLRADGHDIRRLDLGGGLGIPYERSNAAPPLPVEYGAMVRRVLGDLDVEIEIEPGRLIAGNAGVLVSRVIYVKEGEGRTFLILDAAMNDLVRPSMYGAWHDIVPLNEPAAGIGYAPHDVVGPVCETGDTFAKARDLPPMAEGDLVAFRSAGAYGAVMASEYNTRPLVPEVLVSGDHFAVIRQRPSFDEIINRDTIPEWL; this is translated from the coding sequence ATGGACCATTTCCTGTACCGGGACGGCGCGCTTCATGCCGAGGACGTGCCGCTGAGCGAGATCGCGGCCGCTGTCGGCACGCCCTTCTACTGCTATTCCGTGGCCACGCTGACCCGGCATTTCCGTCTCTTCGACGAGGCTCTGGCAGGCACCGACCATCTGGTCTGCTATGCGATGAAGGCCAATTCGAACCTCGCGGTGCTCAAGCTGATGGGCGATCTCGGTGCGGGCATCGACGTCGTGTCGGGGGGCGAGTACCGCAAGGCGCGCGCGGCGGGCGTGCCGGGCGAGAGAATCGTCTTTTCCGGCGTCGGCAAGACCCGCGAGGAGATGCGCCTGGCGCTCGAGGGCGGCATCCGCCAATTCAACGTCGAATCCGAGCCCGAGATGGCGGCGCTCGACGAGGTCGCGCGCGCGATGGGGCTGGTCGCGCCCATCGCCGTCCGGGTGAACCCCGATGTCGACGCGAAGACCCATGAGAAGATCGCGACCGGCAAGTCCGAGAACAAGTTCGGCATTCCCATCGCCCGCGCCCGCGAGGTCTATGCCCGTGCCGCCGCGATGCCGGGGCTCGATGTGCTGGGCATCGACGTCCATATCGGCAGCCAGCTGACCGAGCTTGACCCCTTCGAGCTGGCCTATGGCAAGGTCGCAGAGCTGACGAAGCTGCTGCGCGCCGACGGCCACGACATCCGCCGGCTCGATCTGGGCGGGGGGCTCGGCATTCCCTATGAGCGCTCGAATGCCGCGCCGCCGCTGCCGGTCGAATACGGCGCCATGGTCAGGCGCGTGCTGGGCGATCTCGATGTCGAGATCGAGATCGAGCCCGGGCGGCTCATCGCCGGGAATGCGGGCGTTCTGGTCAGCCGGGTGATCTATGTGAAAGAGGGCGAGGGGCGGACCTTCCTGATCCTCGATGCGGCGATGAACGATCTGGTCCGGCCCTCGATGTATGGCGCCTGGCACGACATCGTGCCGCTGAACGAACCCGCCGCCGGGATCGGTTATGCCCCCCATGATGTCGTCGGCCCGGTCTGCGAGACCGGCGACACCTTCGCCAAGGCGCGCGATCTGCCGCCGATGGCCGAGGGCGATCTGGTCGCCTTCCGCTCGGCCGGGGCCTACGGCGCGGTGATGGCGTCGGAATACAACACCCGGCCCCTGGTGCCCGAGGTGCTGGTCAGCGGAGATCACTTCGCCGTCATTCGCCAGCGGCCCTCCTTTGACGAGATCATAAACCGCGATACCATCCCGGAATGGTTGTGA
- a CDS encoding DUF2007 domain-containing protein has translation MKELVRTNDPTVIAYASALLQGEEIDCFHMDVHMSVLEGSLGVLPRRIMVADRDLFRARAVLRDNGIPCGDEG, from the coding sequence ATGAAAGAACTCGTTCGCACCAACGACCCGACAGTGATTGCCTATGCCTCGGCGCTTCTTCAGGGCGAGGAGATAGACTGCTTTCATATGGATGTCCACATGAGCGTGCTGGAGGGCTCGCTAGGCGTTTTGCCGCGTCGGATCATGGTCGCCGACCGCGATCTGTTTCGCGCCCGCGCCGTGTTGCGCGACAATGGCATCCCCTGCGGCGATGAGGGCTGA
- the phbB gene encoding acetoacetyl-CoA reductase produces MARVALVTGGTRGIGEAISKALKAAGYTVAATYGGNDEAAKKFTDETGISTYKWSVADYEASKAGLAKVEADLGPIDVVVANAGITRDAPFHKMTPTQWQEVIDTNLTGVFNTVHPIWPGMRERKFGRVIVISSINGQKGQFGQVNYAATKAGDLGIVKSLAQEGARFGITANAICPGYIATEMVMAVPEKVREAIISQIPTGRLGEPEEIARCVAFLASDDATFINGSTISANGAQFFA; encoded by the coding sequence ATGGCACGAGTTGCACTGGTCACCGGCGGCACGCGCGGCATCGGCGAAGCCATCAGCAAGGCCCTGAAAGCAGCGGGTTATACCGTGGCAGCCACCTATGGCGGCAATGACGAGGCGGCGAAGAAATTCACCGACGAGACCGGCATTTCGACCTATAAATGGTCGGTCGCCGATTACGAGGCCTCGAAAGCGGGCCTGGCGAAGGTCGAAGCGGATCTGGGGCCGATCGACGTGGTCGTCGCCAATGCCGGCATCACCCGCGACGCCCCCTTCCACAAGATGACGCCCACGCAATGGCAGGAGGTGATCGACACCAACCTGACCGGCGTCTTCAACACCGTTCACCCGATCTGGCCCGGCATGCGCGAGCGCAAGTTCGGCCGCGTCATCGTGATCAGCTCGATCAACGGCCAGAAGGGGCAGTTCGGTCAGGTGAACTATGCCGCAACCAAGGCGGGCGATCTCGGCATCGTCAAGTCGCTGGCCCAGGAAGGCGCGCGGTTCGGCATCACCGCCAACGCGATCTGCCCGGGCTATATCGCAACCGAGATGGTGATGGCGGTGCCCGAAAAGGTGCGCGAGGCGATCATCTCGCAGATCCCCACGGGCCGGCTGGGCGAGCCCGAGGAAATCGCACGCTGCGTGGCCTTCCTCGCCTCCGATGACGCGACCTTCATCAACGGCTCGACCATCTCGGCCAACGGCGCGCAATTCTTCGCCTGA
- a CDS encoding argininosuccinate lyase, with product MASDRILRRGGLAAFALTLLVALGGCGIEGKPERPQPAPSEPGLSVSGTAEMGVVRGNRP from the coding sequence TTGGCTTCTGATCGGATCTTGCGGCGGGGCGGCCTTGCGGCCTTTGCCCTGACGCTTTTGGTTGCGCTGGGCGGTTGCGGTATCGAGGGCAAGCCCGAACGGCCCCAGCCAGCGCCTTCGGAACCGGGCCTGTCGGTCAGCGGCACCGCCGAAATGGGCGTCGTCAGGGGCAACCGGCCATGA
- a CDS encoding acetyl-CoA C-acetyltransferase — translation MTNVVIVSAARTAVGSFNGAFATVPAHELGRTMLEALVARAGIDKADISETILGQVLTAGQGQNPARQAHINAGFPVESAAWSINQVCGSGLRSVALAAQHIQLGDAAIIAAGGQENMTLSPHVAHLRAGHKMGDVKFIDSMIRDGLWDAFNGYHMGQTAENVAEQWQISREMQDEFALASQNKAEAAQKDGKFADEIVPVTVKGRKGDTIVEADEYIRHGATLESMQKLRPAFAKDGSVTAGNASGINDGAAGVLLMSADEAERRGLEPLARIASYATAGLDPSIMGTGPIPASRKALEKAGWKVGDLDLVEANEAFAAQACAVNKDMGWDPAIVNVNGGAIAIGHPIGASGARILNTLLFEMKRRDAKKGLATLCIGGGMGVAMCLERA, via the coding sequence ATGACCAATGTCGTCATCGTTTCCGCCGCCCGGACCGCGGTCGGCAGCTTCAACGGCGCATTCGCGACCGTTCCGGCTCATGAACTCGGCCGGACGATGCTCGAAGCGCTCGTCGCGCGCGCGGGCATCGACAAAGCCGACATCTCGGAGACCATTCTCGGCCAGGTGCTGACAGCGGGTCAGGGTCAGAACCCGGCCCGTCAGGCCCATATCAATGCCGGCTTCCCGGTCGAATCCGCCGCCTGGTCGATCAACCAGGTCTGTGGTTCGGGCCTGCGCTCGGTCGCGCTGGCCGCGCAGCATATCCAGCTGGGCGACGCTGCCATCATCGCCGCCGGCGGTCAGGAGAACATGACGCTCAGCCCCCATGTCGCGCATCTGCGCGCGGGTCACAAGATGGGCGACGTCAAGTTCATCGACTCGATGATCCGGGACGGGCTCTGGGATGCCTTCAACGGCTATCACATGGGCCAGACCGCCGAGAACGTGGCGGAACAATGGCAGATCAGCCGCGAGATGCAGGACGAATTCGCCCTGGCGAGCCAGAACAAGGCCGAAGCGGCGCAGAAAGACGGCAAGTTCGCCGACGAGATCGTGCCGGTGACGGTCAAGGGCCGCAAGGGCGACACCATCGTCGAAGCCGACGAATATATCCGCCACGGCGCCACGCTCGAATCGATGCAGAAGCTGCGCCCGGCCTTCGCCAAGGACGGCTCGGTCACCGCGGGCAATGCGAGCGGCATCAATGACGGCGCCGCCGGTGTGCTCTTGATGTCGGCTGACGAGGCCGAGAGGCGCGGGCTCGAGCCGCTGGCGCGGATCGCCTCCTACGCCACCGCCGGGCTCGATCCGTCGATCATGGGTACGGGCCCGATCCCGGCCTCGCGCAAGGCGCTGGAAAAGGCCGGCTGGAAGGTCGGGGATCTCGACCTGGTCGAAGCCAACGAGGCCTTCGCCGCCCAGGCCTGCGCCGTCAACAAGGACATGGGTTGGGATCCGGCCATCGTCAACGTGAACGGCGGCGCGATCGCCATCGGCCACCCGATCGGCGCCTCGGGCGCGCGCATCCTCAACACCCTGCTCTTCGAGATGAAGCGCCGGGACGCCAAGAAGGGCCTTGCCACCCTTTGCATCGGCGGCGGCATGGGCGTTGCCATGTGCCTGGAACGCGCCTGA
- the argH gene encoding argininosuccinate lyase: protein MTKDQTQNRSNAMWGGRFAAGPDAIMEAINASISFDKRLAPQDIAGSRAHAAMLAETGILTVTDAETIREGLLTVLSEIEGGSFAFSTALEDIHMNVEARLKEIVGEPAGRLHTARSRNDQVATDFRLWVRDQADAAIDGIGRLIRALLAQAEAGADWVMPGFTHLQTAQPVTWGHHMMAYVEMFSRDMSRFTDARERMNESPLGAAALAGTSFPIDRHMTAKALGFARPMANSLDAVSDRDFALEFLGHASICAMHLSRFAEELVIWSSAQFRFVALSDRFSTGSSIMPQKKNPDAAELIRAKIGRIFGANVALMTVMKGLPLAYSKDMQEDKEQVFDAADNLMLALAAMEGMVRDMTANRPALEAAAASGFSTATDLADWLVRELGLPFREAHHVTGTLVAMAEKKGCDLPDLSLADMQSVHEGIREDVFGVLGVHNSVASRMSYGGTAPDQVRAQIARWKERLG, encoded by the coding sequence ATGACAAAAGACCAGACCCAGAACCGTTCTAACGCCATGTGGGGCGGGCGTTTCGCTGCCGGGCCGGACGCGATCATGGAGGCGATAAATGCCTCGATCTCGTTCGACAAGCGCCTTGCGCCTCAGGATATCGCGGGCTCGCGCGCTCATGCCGCCATGCTGGCGGAAACCGGTATCCTCACCGTTACGGATGCCGAGACGATCCGGGAAGGCCTGCTCACGGTCTTGTCAGAGATCGAGGGCGGCAGCTTCGCCTTTTCGACGGCGCTTGAAGACATCCACATGAATGTCGAGGCGCGGCTGAAGGAGATCGTCGGCGAACCTGCCGGGCGGCTGCATACCGCGCGCTCGCGCAACGACCAGGTCGCGACCGATTTCCGGCTTTGGGTGCGCGACCAGGCCGACGCGGCGATCGACGGGATCGGGCGGCTGATCCGGGCGCTTCTGGCCCAGGCCGAGGCGGGGGCGGACTGGGTGATGCCGGGCTTCACCCATCTGCAGACCGCCCAGCCGGTGACCTGGGGCCATCACATGATGGCCTATGTCGAGATGTTCTCCCGCGATATGTCGCGCTTCACCGATGCGCGCGAGCGGATGAATGAAAGCCCGCTGGGGGCCGCGGCGCTGGCCGGCACCTCCTTCCCCATCGACCGGCACATGACCGCAAAGGCGCTGGGCTTTGCCCGGCCGATGGCCAATTCGCTCGATGCGGTCTCGGACCGTGACTTCGCGCTGGAATTCCTCGGCCACGCCTCGATCTGCGCGATGCATCTGTCGCGCTTCGCCGAAGAGCTGGTGATCTGGTCCTCGGCGCAGTTCCGTTTCGTTGCATTGTCGGACCGGTTCTCGACCGGTTCCTCGATCATGCCGCAGAAGAAAAACCCCGATGCGGCCGAGCTGATCCGGGCCAAGATCGGCCGGATCTTCGGCGCCAATGTCGCGCTGATGACGGTGATGAAGGGGCTGCCCTTGGCCTATTCCAAGGACATGCAGGAGGACAAGGAACAGGTCTTCGATGCGGCCGACAACCTGATGCTGGCGCTCGCTGCGATGGAGGGCATGGTGCGCGACATGACCGCGAACCGGCCCGCGCTGGAGGCGGCTGCCGCCAGCGGCTTCTCGACCGCGACCGATCTTGCGGACTGGCTGGTGCGCGAGCTGGGCCTGCCCTTCCGCGAGGCCCATCACGTCACCGGCACGCTGGTCGCCATGGCCGAGAAGAAGGGCTGCGATCTGCCCGATCTCTCGCTCGCCGACATGCAGTCGGTGCATGAGGGCATCCGCGAGGACGTGTTCGGTGTGCTGGGCGTGCATAATTCGGTGGCGAGCCGGATGAGCTATGGCGGCACCGCGCCTGATCAGGTCCGGGCCCAGATCGCCCGCTGGAAGGAGCGGCTGGGATGA
- a CDS encoding tRNA1(Val) (adenine(37)-N6)-methyltransferase produces MTALRRDGFLGGRLALWQPVEGYRAGIDAVLLAAATRARAGQSVLELGCGAGVASLCLAARVPGLALTGVELQPAYAALAGRNAAETGLPLEVVTADLSALPSGVKARSYDHLIMNPPYFRRDCGSAAPDPGRETAMGEATPLADWVAVAARRLRPGGRLTAIQRTERLPELLCAAASALGAIEILPLAPRPGRAAKLVLLAGRKGRQGPFRLHPPLVLHAGVAHLEDGDSYTAEVTDILRNGKALSWPG; encoded by the coding sequence ATGACGGCGTTGCGCCGGGACGGGTTCCTGGGCGGGCGGCTGGCGCTCTGGCAGCCGGTCGAGGGCTATCGCGCCGGGATCGACGCGGTCCTGCTGGCTGCGGCCACCCGTGCCCGGGCGGGGCAGAGCGTCCTTGAACTGGGCTGCGGCGCCGGCGTGGCGAGCCTGTGCCTGGCCGCGCGGGTGCCGGGGCTGGCGCTGACCGGGGTGGAACTGCAACCGGCCTATGCGGCGCTTGCCGGGCGCAACGCCGCCGAGACGGGGCTGCCGCTGGAGGTCGTCACCGCCGATCTGAGCGCCTTGCCGTCCGGGGTGAAGGCCAGAAGCTACGATCACCTGATCATGAACCCACCCTATTTCCGGCGTGATTGCGGCAGTGCGGCGCCCGATCCGGGCCGCGAGACCGCGATGGGCGAGGCGACGCCGCTGGCCGATTGGGTCGCGGTTGCGGCGCGGCGGCTCCGGCCCGGCGGCCGCCTGACCGCGATCCAGCGTACAGAGCGTCTTCCCGAGCTGCTTTGCGCGGCCGCGAGCGCCCTGGGCGCGATCGAGATCTTGCCGCTGGCGCCAAGGCCCGGCCGCGCGGCCAAGCTGGTTCTGCTTGCGGGCCGGAAAGGACGGCAGGGACCGTTCCGGCTGCATCCGCCGCTCGTCTTGCATGCGGGGGTTGCGCATCTCGAGGATGGCGACAGCTATACGGCGGAAGTGACGGACATTCTGCGCAACGGCAAGGCATTGTCCTGGCCTGGATGA
- a CDS encoding polyprenyl synthetase family protein codes for MGLDTAATKPHERLAALLTEEMAAVDRLIRERMTSEYAPRIDEVAAHLVGAGGKRLRPMLTIASARMCGYDGPYHIYLAGTVEFIHTATLLHDDVVDESGQRRGRPTANLLWDNKSSVLVGDYLFARSFQLMVAPGNMRVLDILSNAAAVIAEGEVLQLTAAQDLGTTEEIYLKVVRGKTAALFAAATEVGGVIAGMPEEQVKALHTYGDALGVGFQIVDDLLDVAGDAASTGKNIGDDFRERKLTLPIIKTIAAADAEERTFWVRTIEKGDQRDGDLEHALGLMAKHGAIEATRQEALAWAARAKEALSLLPEHEIRDMLSDLADYVVARIN; via the coding sequence ATGGGCCTGGACACCGCCGCAACCAAACCGCATGAACGCCTGGCTGCGCTTCTGACCGAAGAGATGGCGGCCGTCGACCGGCTGATCCGCGAGCGGATGACCTCGGAATATGCGCCCCGGATCGACGAGGTCGCGGCGCATCTGGTCGGCGCGGGCGGCAAGCGGCTGCGGCCGATGCTGACCATCGCCTCGGCGCGGATGTGCGGCTATGACGGCCCCTATCACATCTATCTGGCGGGCACGGTCGAGTTCATCCATACCGCGACGCTTCTGCATGACGACGTGGTCGATGAAAGCGGCCAGCGCCGCGGCCGGCCGACGGCGAACCTGCTCTGGGACAACAAGTCCTCGGTTCTGGTCGGCGACTACCTCTTTGCCCGTTCCTTCCAGCTGATGGTGGCGCCCGGCAACATGCGGGTGCTCGACATCCTGTCGAACGCGGCCGCGGTGATCGCCGAGGGCGAGGTGCTGCAGCTTACCGCGGCGCAGGATCTCGGCACCACCGAAGAGATCTACCTGAAGGTGGTGCGCGGCAAGACCGCCGCGCTTTTCGCCGCCGCGACCGAGGTCGGCGGCGTGATCGCGGGCATGCCCGAGGAACAGGTCAAGGCGCTGCATACCTATGGCGATGCACTGGGGGTGGGCTTCCAGATCGTCGACGATCTTCTGGACGTGGCGGGCGACGCGGCCTCGACCGGCAAGAATATCGGCGACGATTTCCGCGAGCGGAAGCTGACCCTGCCGATCATCAAGACCATCGCCGCGGCCGATGCCGAAGAACGCACCTTCTGGGTGCGCACCATCGAGAAGGGCGATCAGCGCGACGGCGATCTGGAGCATGCGCTGGGGCTGATGGCAAAGCACGGCGCCATCGAGGCGACCCGGCAGGAGGCGCTGGCCTGGGCCGCGCGCGCCAAGGAGGCGCTGAGCCTGCTGCCCGAGCACGAGATCCGCGACATGCTGTCGGATCTGGCCGATTACGTGGTCGCCCGGATCAACTGA
- a CDS encoding DMT family transporter, which translates to MTRRRATATGFVAVLLWALLALFTVGSAPVPPLQLNALCFAIGGTLGLIWVLARGEAALLRRISWKVYAFGTAGLFGYHALYFSALRLAPAAEAGLIAYLWPLLIVLMSGLLPGERLRPSHVLGALAAFAGAALIVARGAVTGFEAAALPGYGLALLCALTWSSYSVLSRRLGTVPTASVAIFCLATAALSWPLHLAFEETVWPDRAQGWLSIAALGLGPVGLAFYVWDIGVKRGDIQLLGVASYAAPLLSTLVLVGAGVASPTPTLFSAALLITGGAALAARASRRAADQA; encoded by the coding sequence ATGACCCGCCGCCGCGCCACCGCCACCGGATTCGTCGCCGTCCTGCTCTGGGCGCTGCTTGCGCTTTTCACCGTCGGGTCTGCCCCGGTGCCGCCGCTGCAGCTCAATGCGCTCTGCTTTGCCATCGGCGGTACACTCGGACTGATCTGGGTGCTCGCCCGGGGCGAAGCAGCGCTCTTGCGGCGGATTTCCTGGAAGGTCTATGCCTTCGGCACGGCAGGGCTTTTCGGCTATCACGCGCTTTACTTCTCGGCGCTGCGGCTGGCACCTGCGGCCGAGGCCGGGCTCATCGCCTATCTCTGGCCCTTGCTGATCGTGCTGATGTCGGGGCTTCTGCCCGGCGAGCGGCTGCGTCCGAGCCATGTTCTGGGCGCGCTTGCCGCCTTTGCGGGGGCCGCGCTGATCGTGGCGCGGGGTGCCGTGACCGGATTCGAGGCCGCAGCGCTGCCCGGCTATGGGCTTGCATTGCTGTGCGCGCTGACCTGGTCGAGCTATTCGGTGCTGTCGCGCCGACTTGGCACCGTCCCGACCGCCAGCGTCGCCATCTTCTGCCTGGCGACGGCGGCACTGTCATGGCCGCTGCACCTGGCATTCGAGGAAACCGTCTGGCCCGACAGGGCGCAAGGCTGGCTCAGCATCGCGGCGCTTGGTCTCGGACCGGTCGGGCTTGCCTTCTATGTCTGGGATATCGGGGTCAAGCGCGGAGATATCCAGCTTCTGGGCGTGGCCAGCTATGCCGCTCCGCTCTTGTCCACGCTGGTCCTTGTCGGCGCCGGGGTCGCGTCCCCGACACCCACGCTTTTCTCGGCGGCCCTGCTGATCACCGGCGGCGCGGCCCTGGCCGCGCGCGCCAGCCGTCGGGCGGCCGATCAGGCCTGA
- a CDS encoding DUF465 domain-containing protein, whose product MTLSSHLQELRRKHKALSDEVERAQQTPAADTIQVAELKKQKLKLKEQIERLSQA is encoded by the coding sequence ATGACTCTGAGTTCGCATCTGCAGGAACTCCGCAGGAAACACAAAGCTCTCTCGGATGAGGTCGAACGGGCCCAGCAGACCCCGGCCGCCGACACCATTCAGGTCGCCGAACTCAAGAAGCAGAAACTCAAGCTGAAGGAACAGATCGAACGCCTGTCTCAGGCCTGA
- a CDS encoding EAL domain-containing protein produces MPDDSHDKDVATTDEAGDPPAAAQSDRDRNVLEMVRDALERRDVVLAFQPVVQNMENGKIAFYEGLIRILDRSGRTIPAAEFIETVEATELGRRIDCLALEMGLAALRDCPDLRLAINMSARSIGYPPWTRTLSRGIEADPTLAERLILEITESSAMATPDLVILFMRELQAKGIAFALDDFGTGYTAIRYLRDFYFDILKIDGQFICGIADDPDNQVLTSALIAIARHFDMFTVAENVETARDAAWLAAAGIDCMQGYAFGAPTLIPPWRAQAERRTA; encoded by the coding sequence ATGCCCGACGACAGTCACGACAAGGACGTCGCCACCACCGACGAAGCAGGCGATCCGCCTGCCGCAGCACAGTCCGACCGCGACCGGAACGTCCTTGAGATGGTCCGGGATGCGCTTGAGAGGCGCGATGTGGTGCTGGCCTTCCAGCCGGTCGTCCAGAACATGGAAAATGGCAAGATTGCGTTCTATGAGGGGCTGATCCGCATCCTCGACCGCAGCGGCCGGACCATCCCGGCGGCCGAATTCATCGAGACGGTCGAAGCCACCGAACTCGGCCGGCGAATCGACTGTCTCGCGCTCGAGATGGGGCTGGCCGCGCTGCGCGACTGCCCCGATCTCAGACTGGCGATCAACATGTCGGCCCGTTCGATCGGTTATCCGCCCTGGACCCGGACCCTCAGCCGCGGCATCGAGGCCGACCCCACCCTGGCCGAACGGCTGATCCTGGAAATCACCGAAAGCTCGGCCATGGCGACACCCGATCTCGTCATCCTTTTCATGCGCGAGCTGCAGGCCAAGGGCATCGCCTTCGCGCTGGACGATTTCGGGACCGGCTATACCGCGATCCGCTACCTGCGCGACTTCTATTTCGACATCCTCAAGATCGACGGCCAGTTCATCTGCGGTATCGCCGACGATCCCGACAACCAGGTGCTGACCTCGGCGCTCATCGCCATCGCCCGGCATTTCGACATGTTCACCGTGGCCGAGAATGTCGAAACCGCGCGCGATGCCGCCTGGCTCGCCGCCGCCGGCATCGACTGCATGCAGGGCTATGCCTTCGGCGCGCCGACCCTGATCCCGCCATGGCGCGCGCAGGCCGAACGGCGTACCGCCTGA
- a CDS encoding DUF2834 domain-containing protein, translated as MKYLRYLFLALAIWGAIHPMFYFMRWIIANDWDWGGMIDAWYVNDSATGLTWDLTISAIALTLWILIDSARRRDALGLVCIPLTFGIGLSCALPLYIFLRSRPSQAV; from the coding sequence ATGAAATACCTGCGCTATCTCTTCCTTGCCCTGGCGATCTGGGGGGCGATCCACCCGATGTTCTATTTCATGCGCTGGATCATCGCCAATGACTGGGACTGGGGCGGGATGATCGACGCCTGGTATGTCAATGACAGCGCGACGGGCCTGACCTGGGATCTGACCATCAGCGCCATCGCGCTGACGCTCTGGATCCTGATCGACAGCGCCCGGCGCCGCGACGCGCTGGGGCTGGTCTGCATCCCCCTGACCTTCGGCATCGGCCTGTCCTGCGCCCTGCCGCTTTACATCTTCCTGCGCTCGCGGCCCTCGCAGGCCGTCTGA
- a CDS encoding DNA-3-methyladenine glycosylase I, with product MAERCSWCGSEPIYVTYHDTEWGVPEYDSRALFEKLILDGFQAGLSWLTILRKREGFRAAFAAFDPEAIAGWGEADVARLLADPGIVRHRGKIEATIGNARAWCEIEAREGFTDYLWRFVDGAPLQNSFASMAEVPVQTPRSQAMSKALKADGFKFCGPTIAYAFMQAVGMVNDHMVSCPRHAEVAALG from the coding sequence ATGGCCGAGCGGTGTAGTTGGTGCGGCAGCGAGCCGATTTACGTCACGTATCATGACACGGAATGGGGCGTTCCCGAATACGACTCGCGCGCGCTGTTCGAGAAGCTGATTCTCGACGGCTTCCAGGCCGGGCTGTCCTGGCTGACCATCCTGCGCAAGCGCGAGGGGTTCCGCGCCGCTTTCGCGGCCTTCGATCCGGAGGCGATCGCGGGCTGGGGCGAGGCCGATGTGGCGCGGCTGCTGGCCGATCCGGGGATCGTGCGGCATCGCGGCAAGATCGAGGCGACCATCGGCAATGCCCGGGCCTGGTGCGAGATCGAGGCGCGCGAGGGGTTTACGGACTATCTGTGGCGCTTCGTCGATGGCGCGCCCTTGCAGAACAGCTTTGCCAGCATGGCCGAGGTGCCGGTGCAGACGCCGCGCTCGCAGGCGATGTCGAAGGCGCTGAAGGCGGACGGGTTCAAGTTCTGCGGCCCGACCATCGCCTATGCCTTCATGCAGGCGGTGGGCATGGTCAACGACCATATGGTGAGCTGCCCGCGCCATGCCGAGGTGGCCGCACTGGGATGA